In Harmonia axyridis chromosome 6, icHarAxyr1.1, whole genome shotgun sequence, a single window of DNA contains:
- the LOC123682235 gene encoding mucin-3A-like — translation MLMPKEFLRTLAIFLVLTEGLTGLDQINSSPRRLQQNREDVTTVLLVDNNGRSPYGRFLNVKPDVGLITSTARTFVQEGVTTEYATQVVGTTLDDGRLYAHLLTKTSRVIYDGDGKPHELNTKKISIDQNRFGSDHFVKNTDYIFPHNVEVHSIFATTQPSQHQDIREDASEAETLKESPSNDVRISSPQNNNNNHKVVYPEKIQVFKVNSQNKDERENLIFHREDENSLGYNPSKVKQWGNLPTFTVRNEFSPSGFSYLGDLPEYDLKPERNKQRPPNDRRAKNLFLAGLLKPSPKELKTTTYTGFADFTTTVGDTVIVFTPHTSQIPKVNSKSVTKVTVEPTIKPTATFVRPVFEAKSVTPLTEVTTTVQPILETTTSRETDKIKNEQPTPEIKSDLAFTELTTSPSSTESSTPEDVSTTETDEESGNHISSMIVDKNNRQKYGKSQNIDEYLDMEAKSAVLAREQQSDTSETTLPNSEVIEPSESQTLMLSTPSHEDIAKIFASLRAQESKATEPLNTAATIFFDSKEDLEEEKPSGGATTIFFNDDLPIQNTASEVTTSSATEIVTLPETTTKQTSETTTENQEIISERPLTSADDQTTSTIEEIPTTENENVSDEENLILDDKKTTDDETVECTEGIKIIPSTIYKTLTYLTTFFIPDGESTSTSIRSNEVITSDVKKETASCSASQVAATKVLSENIEPSASVTTTEQEIETTDPITTEHIETTEPVTTVEEEPELQTTTEELQSTPQEITTERRHVTESEPITTEETTEEGEEIELIFKTLYTTYTYLTTYFQDTTSSVASRIVVTTNVVTSTLDPAGQSSEDAVSGLFASLSDVDNSYKSRQASFEDFEEISPSQLEPNLPSTTNDQKENTEATPSLDGDDLGVKTYYTTYTYFTTIFVDDETEVSSRTEVYTNYVTPSIKPTKTRSVSIPTLTFDDEEEEDDENEDSYEEKYDTTIIRNNTATTAPEETTEIQNVQQTLKNGYVTLRRTTTEDAPIEDNLLHPINESISTMVKSTTSNGERRLLNNVDKRNILDDQIVSESNNESEIIPSPTLLLQTSYTTFTYFTTMYHGTTGSNVVSRLETVTNIVTETLTPSHTLSLDDLSLPITYFTTFTYWTTLYKQGTTKVTSREETISNVVTPTLSAENSESKTIEFTPTVEIAPTSSSVAPIEPTTVDDDLLTTVYTTYTYYTTSYVGGETVINSRLETVTSTLNKSENIESNQITNTSEVVTPSEVKTETIESSSPSLKPTGLLSTIVNTEENSGTTTIFSTDVFGTYIDGLYAKILESTSSILTETVSSTPVVENLKPTGVVSINKGQIVDADGISTLFYTTQAVGTYIDNLYAQVIESTSSLEVDEEKKQLQTEIPVAKRTGLVRLIKGSIVQNSTTTLYQSKVIGTIIDGRYAQVIESTSSFLKDNFSPSSTTTEAISPTSTLPPGEEIKPTSITISPSSAVIEGSLSETLKPEDDVKEEDSSENTKSKPSFQPKKKTFTPGIRPFVQRPKSSYTPKRRLPGATSATTVTRNDFTPTVTAIPASRGKFGNRRNSASINPTASNSRKFSRSKTSSFGGRRSSSRIQPSSTGFGSSSRRGFRSSSPGAILRSSGLPGNSARFRIRPTATSPLFKSSIYPGNADSADNDSENSVTTQISDDENNENETTLQASTTTESNKRQNPLLKLLRTPLSRPPITKGRPSGANNGRANSIGRNNKRTTTTTFKPKTTRSSAFRGRPNALFPRRNLFTTTTTTTEPPEEEEEEGEEEDVGDDETLLEEGEEEDDNDYEGSQKRSVIAKPPISSASGVKIRPFKFGKRAKRDTYSRFRRPTPKSTTAAPEEDYPEYEAPKPKPKNNRFTPRSRKLKTTASTTQTPTTASRKGISPNKVKPQSRTQFTLRPEKEKSSFRRPSSQRSRTTTSSPRPRPKSSYNSYQNEQTNNRKNAGRSNSRNSNNRRTTSRSRVQQQDLNDNNVLPAFDGTITVTHQIPTEITIPILNGKITEYKNIITAKLSTEILGPSQYSTTVNPLGREVTVLLSESTNLANNGATLVTHFVLNETPTTSVTFTPTYIRNRKTSFSHIVPSTIYAVEQVVNTIQPALAAQAPLANILLSQLLLGGLQPQNPLIGLQNPGVAPTPTTEFKTRTTTYVTTVTSSSSTVIPLTFRGKEILTTIIDSSVNVITATEFLTDTIVVTPTVGFPVASPQLNTLLLPLLQQQLAQPPAPQFVPKNANLELFQEATLNEPDEFNLALEAEEVEEDPIIETRPKSKKSAKKPKKIAPVDPPKETSVITLYVSGKTPGEFSTVLSTIIQDPRDRQKRESGEEIRPSRLIHDLLISTQDYLDTYVLPGRKELSNINPEANSETESLESILGDVSKHLINTSRSKSTIKPTKINYSTESQLENIHSSDQNILNNFLA, via the exons GGTTAGATCAAATAAATTCATCACCGAGAAGACTACAGCAGAATCGTGAAG ATGTAACCACTGTCTTGTTGGTGGACAATAATGGACGATCTCCTTATGGCCGCTTCCTCAACGTTAAGCCCGATGTGGGTCTCATTACCTCTACTGCACGGACATTCGTACAAGAAGGCGTGACCACTGAATACGCCACTCAGGTGGTCGGCACAACTTTAGATGACGGCAGACTTTACGCACACTTACTGACAAAAACGTCTAGGGTCATATACGACGGCGATGGTAAGCCACACGAACTCAACACCAAGAAGATCAGCATCGACCAAAACCGCTTTGGAAGCGACCACTTTGTCAAAAACACCGATTATATCTTCCCACATAACGTGGAGGTGCACTCAATCTTCGCCACGACTCAACCAAGTCAACACCAAGACATCAGGGAGGATGCCAGTGAAGCAGAAACCCTGAAAGAATCACCCTCTAATGATGTGAGAATTTCATCGCctcaaaacaacaacaacaaccaTAAAGTAGTTTACCCAGAGAAGATCCAAGTGTTCAAGGTAAACTCCCAGAATAAGGATGAAAGAGAGAATTTGATTTTCCATAGAGAAGACGAAAACTCCTTGGGTTACAACCCCTCAAAAGTAAAACAATGGGGTAACCTCCCTACATTCACAGTTCGAAATGAGTTCTCTCCAAGTGGGTTCTCTTACCTTGGAGACCTTCCTGAGTATGACCTCAAGCCAGAAAGGAATAAGCAAAGACCTCCGAATGACAGAAGAGCTAAGAACCTCTTCTTGGCTGGTTTGTTGAAGCCTAGCCCAAAAGAATTGAAGACTACTACTTACACCGGATTTGCTGACTTCACCACAACAGTTGGAGATACTGTTATAGTCTTCACTCCACACACTAGTCAAATTCCCAAAGTAAACTCAAAATCCGTGACTAAAGTTACTGTGGAACCAACTATCAAGCCTACAGCTACTTTTGTACGACCAGTCTTCGAGGCAAAGAGTGTTACTCCTTTAACTGAAGTTACCACCACAGTTCAACCTATCCTTGAAACGACTACCTCGAGAGAAACTGACAAAATAAAGAATGAACAGCCAACCCCTGAAATAAAGAGTGATTTAGCATTCACAGAACTAACAACGTCTCCATCTAGCACTGAATCTTCAACTCCTGAAGATGTATCAACCACCGAAACAGACGAAGAATCTGGAAACCACATTTCTTCCATGATTGTCGACAAGAATAATCGACAAAAATACGGTAAAAGTCAAAATATCGATGAATACCTCGATATGGAAGCCAAATCTGCTGTTCTAGCAAGAGAACAACAGAGCGATACAAGTGAAACCACCTTGCCAAATTCAGAAGTTATTGAACCGTCTGAGAGCCAAACACTGATGTTATCAACACCATCACATGAAGACATAGCTAAAATTTTCGCTTCACTCCGAGCTCAAGAAAGCAAAGCGACAGAACCTTTGAATACAGCTGCTACAATATTTTTCGACAGCAAAGAAGACCTAGAAGAAGAGAAACCTTCAGGAGGTGCAACAacgattttcttcaatgatgatTTGCCAATTCAAAATACTGCGAGTGAAGTTACAACTTCATCAGCAACTGAAATTGTAACTTTACCTGAAACTACAACAAAGCAAACTTCAGAAACAACAACCGAAAACCAGGAAATAATATCTGAAAGACCTCTCACAAGCGCAGATGATCAGACCACTtcaactattgaagaaattccaACAACTGAGAATGAAAATGTCTCTGACGAAGAAAACTTAATATTGGATGATAAAAAGACAACTGATGATGAGACAGTAGAATGTACTGAAGGTATCAAAATAATCCCATCAACGATTTATAAAACATTAACTTATTTAACAACTTTCTTTATACCTGATGGTGAGAGTACCTCAACCTCTATTAGATCCAATGAAGTTATCACTTCTGATGTGAAAAAAGAAACTGCTTCATGTTCAGCAAGCCAAGTTGCTGCAACCAAAGTACTGAGCGAAAACATCGAACCGTCTGCATCTGTAACAACAACTGAACAAGAAATCGAAACAACTGATCCTATAACAACTGAACATATCGAAACAACAGAGCCTGTAACAACTGTCGAAGAAGAACCAGAACTCCAAACTACTACTGAAGAACTTCAGTCAACTCCACAAGAAATAACAACGGAAAGACGTCATGTGACTGAATCTGAACCAATCACAACTGAGGAAACAACAGAGGAAGGAGAAGAAATAGAATTGATCTTCAAGACGTTGTATACAACTTATACCTACCTGACCACTTATTTCCAAGATACAACTTCGTCAGTTGCTAGTAGAATTGTTGTTACAACTAATGTTGTCACTTCAACACTAGATCCAGCAGGTCAGTCTTCAGAAGATGCAGTTTCAGGGCTATTCGCAAGTTTATCTGATGTAGATAATAGTTACAAATCAAGACAAGCTTCATTTGAAGACTTCGAGGAAATTTCTCCTTCTCAACTGGAGCCTAACCTTCCTTCTACTACTAATGatcaaaaagaaaatactgAAGCAACTCCTTCATTGGATGGTGACGATCTTGGTGTCAAAACTTACTACACTACCTATACTTATTTCACCACAATATTCGTAGATGATGAAACTGAGGTGTCTAGTAGAACTGAAGTTTATACCAACTACGTAACTCCCTCTATAAAGCCAACCAAAACTCGTAGTGTTTCAATACCAACACTAACATTcgatgatgaagaagaagaagatgatgAAAACGAAGATAGTTATGAAGAGAAATATGACACTACTATAATAAGAAATAACACCGCAACCACAGCACCCGAAGAAACGACTGAAATCCAAAATGTCCAGCAAACCTTAAAGAATGGCTATGTTACTTTGAGAAGAACTACAACAGAAGATGCTCCTATTGAAGATAATCTTCTGCATCCAATTAACGAAAGTATTTCTACTATGGTGAAGAGCACGACGTCTAACGGTGAAAGGAGACTACTCAATAACGTCGACAAACGAAATATACTGGATGATCAGATTGTTTCTGAGTCTAATAATGAATCAGAGATTATACCTTCACCAACCTTACTTCTACAAACAAGTTATACAACCTTTACTTATTTCACAACGATGTATCATGGTACTACAGGAAGTAATGTTGTCAGTCGTTTAGAAACTGTTACAAATATAGTCACTGAAACCTTAACACCTAGCCATACCCTTAGTTTGGATGACTTGAGTTTGCCAATAACTTACTTTACAACATTCACTTATTGGACCACTTTATACAAACAAGGTACCACCAAAGTCACAAGCAGAGAAGAAACGATTTCTAACGTTGTCACTCCTACATTATCTGCAGAAAATTCAGAGAGTAAAACAATTGAGTTCACTCCTACTGTAGAAATCGCACCTACAAGTTCTTCAGTGGCTCCAATCGAACCCACAACCGTTGATGATGACTTGTTGACAACGGTTTACACAACTTATACATACTACACAACATCTTACGTTGGTGGCGAAACTGTTATAAACAGCAGGTTGGAAACAGTTACTAGTACGTTGAACAAGTCGGAGAATATTGAGTCGAACCAAATAACTAACACATCAGAAGTAGTAACACCCAGTGAAGTCAAAACAGAAACAATAGAATCTTCTAGTCCTTCTCTGAAACCAACTGGTCTTCTATCTACGATCGTTAATACCGAAGAGAATTCGGGTACTACCACTATTTTCTCCACTGATGTATTCGGTACTTACATTGATGGTTTATATGCAAAGATTTTAGAAAGCACATCTTCTATATTAACTGAAACCGTTTCATCAACACCTGTAGTTGAAAATTTGAAGCCCACTGGCGTTGTTAGTATAAATAAGGGACAAATTGTTGATGCAGATGGTATAAGTACTCTGTTTTATACAACACAAGCTGTAGGAACGTATATCGACAACTTATATGCTCAAGTTATTGAGAGTACTAGTTCTCTAGAAGTAGACGAAGAGAAGAAACAACTCCAAACTGAAATACCTGTAGCGAAAAGAACAGGTCTAGTTCGATTGATCAAAGGATCTATCGTTCAAAATAGCACAACTACCCTTTACCAATCGAAAGTTATTGGAACTATCATAGACGGTCGATATGCTCAAGTAATCGAAAGTACCTCAAGTTTCTTGAAAGACAACTTCTCACCTTCATCGACAACAACTGAAGCTATATCCCCAACATCCACTTTACCTCCTGGTGAAGAAATCAAACCTACTAGTATCACAATTTCACCATCTTCAGCAGTAATCGAAGGTTCATTGTCTGAAACCTTGAAACCAGAGGATGATGTAAAGGAAGAAGACAGCTCAGAAAATACAAAATCCAAACCGAGTTTCCAACCAAAGAAGAAAACTTTCACTCCAGGTATACGACCATTCGTACAAAGACCAAAATCAAGTTACACTCCCAAAAGACGACTTCCTGGAGCTACCTCAGCCACAACAGTCACAAGAAACGATTTCACTCCTACTGTAACTGCAATTCCAGCTTCTAGAGGAAAATTCGGTAATAGAAGAAACTCGGCATCGATCAATCCTACAGCTTCAAACTCTAGGAAATTCTCGAGATCCAAAACGTCTAGTTTTGGTGGAAGAAGAAGCTCCTCTAGGATACAACCCAGCTCGACTGGTTTTGGATCGAGTTCTAGACGTGGATTCAGATCTTCCTCTCCTGGTGCCATCTTGAGATCCAGCGGTCTACCTGGTAATTCAGCAAGGTTCAGAATACGACCAACCGCCACCTCTCCTCTCTTCAAATCTTCTATTTATCCTGGCAATGCAGACTCAGCCGATAACGATAGTGAGAACAGTGTAACCACCCAAATAAGTGACGACGAAAATAACGAAAACGAGACAACCTTGCAAGCAAGCACAACAACTGAATCTAATAAAAGGCAGAACCCACTATTGAAACTACTTAGAACGCCATTATCTAGACCTCCAATCACTAAAGGAAGACCTTCTGGTGCAAATAACGGTAGAGCGAACTCCATTGGTAGAAATAATAAGAGGACAACAACCACCACGTTCAAACCTAAAACCACAAGATCTTCTGCATTCAGAGGTAGACCAAATGCTCTCTTCCCAAGAAGAAACCTATTCACTACCACCACTACAACAACTGAACCTccggaagaagaagaggaagaggGAGAGGAAGAAGATGTAGGAGACGATGAAACTCTGCTCGAAGAAGGCGAGGAAGAAGATGACAATGATTATGAAGGGTCTCAAAAAAGATCTGTGATAGCTAAACCACCTATAAGCAGTGCGAGTGGTGTTAAAATCAGACCattcaaatttggaaaaagGGCAAAAAGAGATACTTATTCGAGATTCAGGAGGCCTACCCCCAAATCTACAACAGCAGCACCAGAAGAAGACTATCCAGAATATGAAGCGCCTAAGCCCAAACCAAAGAACAATAGGTTTACTCCTAGGTCTAGGAAATTGAAAACCACTGCGTCAACTACCCAAACACCCACCACTGCATCACGGAAGGGAATATCCCCTAACAAAGTGAAACCTCAGTCGCGCACGCAGTTTACTCTTAGACCAGAAAAGGAGAAGAGCAGCTTCAGGAGACCAAGCAGTCAAAGATCAAGAACGACAACGTCTTCACCGCGTCCTAGACCGAAAAGTTCGTATAACAGTTACCAAAACGAACAGACCAATAACAGAAAAAATGCTGGAAGGTCTAACTCAAGAAACAGTAATAATAGACGTACTACCAGCAGATCAAGAGTACAACAGCAAGATTTGAATGACAATAATGTCTTACCTGCGTTTGATGGTACCATAACTGTCACCCATCAGATACCAACAGAAATAACGATTCCAATCTTGAATGGAAAAATCACAGAATACAAGAATATAATAACTGCTAAGTTGAGTACTGAAATTCTGGGTCCATCGCAGTACTCTACAACTGTTAACCCGTTGGGTAGAGAAGTGACTGTTTTACTTAGTGAATCAACCAATCTTGCTAATAATGGGGCTACTCTCGTAACACATTTCGTACTGAATGAAACACCAACCACCAGTGTTACTTTCACGCCAACTTATATAAGAAATAGAAAGACATCTTTCTCACATATAGTTCCTAGTACTATCTATGCGGTTGAGCAAGTTGTGAATACCATCCAACCAGCCTTAGCAGCTCAAGCTCCTCTTGCCAATATCCTTTTATCACAGCTCTTACTGGGTGGCTTACAGCCTCAAAACCCTTTGATAGGCCTTCAAAATCCAGGAGTCGCTCCAACTCCAACCACGGAGTTCAAGACAAGAACCACAACGTATGTAACCACTGTTACAAGTTCCTCGTCGACAGTGATACCTCTGACGTTCAGAGGTAAAGAAATTTTAACCACTATCATTGATAGCAGCGTGAACGTCATCACCGCAACAGAGTTTTTGACTGACACCATTGTTGTAACACCAACTGTTGGTTTTCCTGTGGCTTCTCCACAGCTGAACACTCTTCTGCTTCCTCTTCTACAGCAACAGTTGGCTCAACCACCAGCACCACAATTTGTGCCCAAAAACGCAAATTTAGAACTTTTCCAAGAAGCCACTTTGAACGAACCAGATGAATTCAATTTGGCATTAGAAGCTGAGGAGGTAGAAGAAGATCCCATTATTGAAACAAGGccgaaatcgaagaagagtgcCAAGAAACCAAAGAAGATCGCTCCAGTGGATCCACCGAAAGAAACAAGTGTTATCACTTTATATGTTTCTGGTAAAACTCCTGGAGAGTTTAGTACAGTATTGTCCACGATAATACAAGATCCAAGAGATAGGCAAAAAAGAGAATCTGGGGAAGAAATAAGACCTTCCAGGTTAATCCACGATTTGCTAATTAGTACTCAAGATTATCTGGATACTTATGTCCTTCCTGGCAGAAAAGAACTATCGAACATTAACCCAGAAGCCAACTCAGAAACTGAGAGCTTAGAGAGTATACTAGGAGATGTAAGCAAGCATTTGATCAACACGAGTAGGAGTAAATCAACAATTAAACCAACTAAAATCAACTATTCCACCGAATCTCAATTGGAGAATATCCATTCTTCCGACCAAaatattctgaataattttttagCATAG